The nucleotide sequence CCCTGATCCAGCCGCTCCTCGTAGAGCCCGCCCCACCACGCGCGCGCCCGCGCGTGCGTGAAGTCCGGGAACACCGACTCACCGGAGCGCCCCTCACCCCGCACCGTCCGCCCCGACGCGTCCCGCACGAACGCGTCCACGGCCGACCCGCCCTCGTACACCGCGTCCCCCGGCACCACCCGTACCGCCGCGTCGACGGCCGACACCAGCCGTACACCGTCCCGGCGCAGCTCCTCGGCGAGCACCGCCAGCTTGGGGAAGCGGTCCGGGTCGACGGTGAAGGGCCGGCCGTCGTCGTGATGGCCGGCGTCCAGATGCAGTGCGTCGAGTGGCAGATCGCGCTCCTGGAATCCCGCGACGGCCTCGCGCACCTCCTGCTCGTCCCCGAAGTCCCGCGCGTGCTGATGGCCCAGCGCCCACGCGGGCGGCAGCGCGGGCGCGCCGGTCAGCGACACCCAGGCGTTGAGCACGCGCGCGGGGGTGCCCACGATCACCCAGCAGCGCAGCGGACCCCCCTCCATCCGCACCTCGCAGCGCCCGGCCCGGTCGTGCCCGGAACCCGCCCCCTCCTCGCCCTCCCGCAGCACCACCGTCCCGTCCCACGTGGTGTCGTGGAACACCAGATGCGCCGCGGCGTCCGCCACCACCAACTGCGCCGGCATGGCCAGGGGTATCGCGTCGCCGTTCCACAGCCGGTACGTCCCGTCCCGCAGCCGGGGCCCCTCGGTGCGCCCACCCAGGCCGAAGAACCGGGCGTCCGCCGCCACCTCGGCCCGCTGCGTCCAGCGGGCGTTACCTCCCGCCAGGGGCTCCCACCAGCGCGGCGGCAGCTCCCGGCGCAGCACCAGCCCGCCGGGCGTGCACACCTCCACCGCCCCGTGCCGGGAGACCACCACCGTCACCCGCTCGGCCACCACCCGCCAGCCGCCGTCCTTGTCCGGCTCCAGCAGCGCCCGAGGGTCCACCTCCGGCGGCCCGCCGGCCAGCGCGTACGACGGCTCCGGCCCCGCCCCGTCCCAGCCCAGGAACACCGCCCCGCCGACCGCCACCACGATCCGCAGCTCCGAGCGCGCGAACCGGATCACCCCACCACCCGGCTCCGGCTGAGCATCCCGCACCTGACCTGGCACCCGTGCCCGCTCCGCGCCTCTGGGCGGCAGCCCCACGGCGTCGCTGCGCCTGCGGTGCCAGGCCGCCCGCACCGCCCGTACTCCTCGCGCGGCACGCCCCGCGCCGACCCCACCCCACGAACGCACCAGGTCACGACCGTTCATGCTGCTCACCCTGTCACTGTGCGCCCCACGCGCGTGTGTCGTTCAACTGCCGTTCACCGTGGTGGGACCACATCGTCGACACACGCACTATGTGGGGCGTGCCCTGGTGCCGAAGTCGATCACATGGCATCGTCCCTGTCAGCCCTGTCCCGCGCACCCACCAGGCCGTGTGCGGACGACGCAACGACGCGTACAGTCCGGGAGCCCCTTCATGTCCACAGCGAATCCGCAGCCGCTCTGGCAGCCCACCGACGAGCGGATCGCCCGTGCCCGCATCACCCGGTTCCAGGCATGGGCGGCCGAGCACCACGGCGCCCCGGCCGAGGGCGGTTACCCGGCCCTCCACCAGTGGTCCGTCACCGCGCCGGAGGACTTCTGGGAAGCGGTGGTCCAGTGGTTCGACGTACGGTTCTCCGCGCCCCACGCGCGCGTGCTCGGCGACCGCGCCATGCCC is from Streptomyces seoulensis and encodes:
- a CDS encoding glycoside hydrolase family 31 protein, with protein sequence MNGRDLVRSWGGVGAGRAARGVRAVRAAWHRRRSDAVGLPPRGAERARVPGQVRDAQPEPGGGVIRFARSELRIVVAVGGAVFLGWDGAGPEPSYALAGGPPEVDPRALLEPDKDGGWRVVAERVTVVVSRHGAVEVCTPGGLVLRRELPPRWWEPLAGGNARWTQRAEVAADARFFGLGGRTEGPRLRDGTYRLWNGDAIPLAMPAQLVVADAAAHLVFHDTTWDGTVVLREGEEGAGSGHDRAGRCEVRMEGGPLRCWVIVGTPARVLNAWVSLTGAPALPPAWALGHQHARDFGDEQEVREAVAGFQERDLPLDALHLDAGHHDDGRPFTVDPDRFPKLAVLAEELRRDGVRLVSAVDAAVRVVPGDAVYEGGSAVDAFVRDASGRTVRGEGRSGESVFPDFTHARARAWWGGLYEERLDQGFAGFWHGAHEPSARDAFGEPPLPRSARHALEGRGGDHREAHNVDALCMARAAYEGLRELSPDGRPFVLSRSGWAGSQRYGGVWSGEVPTGWPGLRASLSLVLGLGLCGVPYSGTDVGGLGGDPSPELYLRWFQLGAYLPLFRTHTGARARGEPWEFGAGVLEHARVALLERRRLSPYFVTLSHLARWTGAPFVRPVWWGAPEDRGLRDCEDAFLLGDSLLVAPVLDPGTERRAVRLPRGRWYDTVTERAYEGPGQVLVDAPRSRIPVLARAGAVVPVRGADGALELEVWPPAPGRSGGGLVVPDAGDGWGGPEIERYVTRWDGTRVVVTREWDGGTAEPSRPVRVRGLGGAADGQ